A region from the Halogeometricum sp. S3BR5-2 genome encodes:
- a CDS encoding DUF6789 family protein — translation MSIIPYVLAVIVLSVVILRARYGSFRDFSRIVFADGGHVQGEETEEREKKQNLLRWMTTVDHKDIGLMYLVFGTAAALWGGVDAMMIRTELLTPAVDVWSEETYNALFTTHGLTMLFFFVTPVFFGMANYFLPLFVGADDLAFPRINAIAFWLLPPSLLLVRGGLLTEVLARILGLGLPRSMLQLLYTLAPPATGWTLYTPLSTQLANPQIDFMLLGLHLSGLSTMMGAVNFIVTIFMKRGEDVDIGDLDIFTWSMLTTSGIILFAFPLLGSALLMLLLDRNFGTSFYAVEAGGSILYQNLFWFFGHPEVYIIFLPATGLMSTILPKFSGRKLFGFKFVVYSTLAIGVLSFGVWAHHMFTTGMDPRILTSFMIVSIAIAVPSAIKVFNWLTTMWKGNIRLTAPMLFSAGGLSLFVIGGITGVFLASIPIDVMYQDTYYVVGHFHMILMAIIPFQMFAASYYWFPIITERMYNQRLARLQAVLTSVGVFVTFMAFLILGALGMPRRFASYPPKFQFLNDVATIGAYIIGFSVLLWVYNMLHSLWFGDIVRDADVWDLKKTQQFTREWQAFEARLAEKYGVTSPPPEETRAAAESQMVGDQKDEADTGSPKAFEDLSGVGRDVVVGAVAGFVGMMLMSAVLYVGSLLGVFQLAAFAELAELVGVQGNPPIGYLIFLGGGMTTWALLFVTFADFLPGEPLIRTGLVFAVVMLPGFFVAFYSGQSGWELVGYILVAFVAHLAYGTGLAATFKMLSGRLQTSLVHVSE, via the coding sequence ATGAGCATCATACCATACGTACTCGCGGTAATCGTTCTCTCTGTCGTGATCCTCCGGGCACGATACGGCTCATTCCGAGATTTCTCTCGAATCGTTTTCGCGGACGGTGGACACGTCCAAGGTGAAGAGACGGAGGAACGCGAGAAGAAACAGAACCTTCTCCGGTGGATGACGACCGTCGACCACAAGGACATCGGTCTCATGTACCTCGTGTTCGGGACTGCGGCGGCCCTGTGGGGCGGCGTCGACGCAATGATGATTCGGACGGAACTGCTGACGCCTGCCGTCGACGTGTGGTCCGAAGAGACGTACAACGCGCTGTTCACCACCCATGGGCTGACGATGCTGTTCTTCTTCGTCACCCCGGTGTTCTTCGGCATGGCCAACTACTTCCTTCCGTTGTTCGTCGGCGCCGACGACCTGGCGTTCCCCCGCATCAACGCCATCGCCTTCTGGCTCCTCCCTCCCTCGTTACTCCTCGTCCGCGGTGGCCTCCTCACCGAAGTCCTCGCACGGATCCTTGGCCTCGGGCTGCCTCGATCAATGCTCCAGCTTTTGTACACTCTCGCTCCACCAGCAACGGGATGGACACTCTACACCCCGCTGTCGACGCAATTAGCCAATCCACAGATAGATTTTATGCTACTTGGATTACATTTAAGCGGGCTGTCGACGATGATGGGGGCGGTAAATTTCATCGTCACTATATTCATGAAACGTGGTGAGGACGTCGACATCGGTGACCTCGATATCTTCACGTGGTCGATGCTGACAACGAGCGGCATAATCCTCTTTGCGTTCCCCCTGCTCGGGAGCGCCCTCCTCATGTTGCTCCTTGACCGCAACTTCGGTACCTCCTTTTACGCTGTGGAGGCAGGCGGGTCAATACTGTATCAAAACCTCTTCTGGTTTTTCGGCCACCCAGAGGTGTACATCATCTTCCTCCCCGCGACGGGGTTGATGAGCACCATCCTCCCGAAGTTCTCGGGGCGGAAGCTATTCGGGTTCAAGTTCGTCGTCTACTCGACGCTCGCCATCGGGGTGCTGTCGTTCGGCGTCTGGGCGCACCACATGTTCACAACGGGGATGGATCCGCGAATTCTCACTTCCTTCATGATCGTCTCCATCGCCATCGCCGTCCCCAGCGCCATCAAGGTGTTCAACTGGCTAACGACGATGTGGAAGGGGAACATCCGGTTGACCGCACCGATGCTGTTCTCCGCCGGGGGGCTCAGCCTGTTCGTCATCGGGGGAATTACAGGCGTCTTCCTCGCCTCTATCCCCATCGACGTAATGTATCAGGATACCTACTACGTCGTCGGACACTTCCACATGATACTGATGGCGATCATCCCGTTCCAGATGTTCGCTGCCTCCTACTACTGGTTCCCCATCATCACCGAACGGATGTACAACCAACGTCTGGCGCGCCTCCAAGCTGTCCTCACATCCGTCGGTGTGTTCGTTACGTTCATGGCGTTCCTGATACTTGGCGCCCTTGGGATGCCCCGGCGGTTCGCCTCCTACCCACCGAAGTTCCAATTTCTCAATGACGTGGCTACTATCGGGGCATATATTATCGGCTTCAGTGTCCTCTTGTGGGTGTACAACATGCTGCATTCGCTGTGGTTCGGCGACATCGTCCGTGACGCCGACGTATGGGACCTGAAGAAGACCCAGCAGTTCACCCGCGAGTGGCAGGCGTTCGAGGCGCGCCTCGCGGAGAAGTACGGCGTCACCAGCCCCCCGCCTGAGGAAACGCGGGCCGCCGCGGAGAGCCAGATGGTCGGCGACCAGAAGGACGAGGCGGATACGGGCAGTCCGAAGGCGTTCGAGGATCTCTCGGGCGTCGGCCGCGACGTCGTCGTCGGCGCCGTCGCCGGCTTCGTCGGCATGATGCTCATGTCGGCCGTCCTCTACGTCGGGTCTCTCCTCGGCGTCTTCCAACTGGCGGCGTTCGCTGAACTGGCTGAGCTCGTCGGCGTGCAGGGGAATCCGCCGATCGGCTACCTCATCTTCCTCGGCGGCGGCATGACCACGTGGGCGCTCCTGTTCGTCACCTTCGCGGACTTCCTGCCGGGAGAACCCCTTATCAGGACGGGCCTCGTGTTCGCTGTGGTGATGCTGCCGGGCTTTTTCGTGGCGTTCTACAGCGGCCAGTCCGGGTGGGAACTCGTCGGCTACATTCTAGTGGCGTTCGTTGCCCACCTTGCGTATGGCACCGGACTCGCGGCTACATTCAAAATGCTGAGCGGGCGTCTGCAGACATCGCTCGTTCACGTCTCAGAATGA
- a CDS encoding twin-arginine translocation signal domain-containing protein, with protein MADRRGVPRRDFMKSAVAIGGAAALSACLGRGSVDVPTGPENLSSLPRRQHAWNEVLPRDDQGNTVPPRHHVLLYLKYSRSGPPVEKDRKSVEKALRGVERAYERSGTGLLLTMSYSPAYFSRFDSALPESVDLPAPKALASFEDPELDTPDAVVHLASNNAPVILGAEEALKGKKGTLNGIEQPDAALTDMFEVVDRRTGFVGDGLPAENADDADGIPADKVPDDAPLFMGFKSGFEKNQASEDRVTIQSGPFAGGTTQHISKLQLNLNQWYNQDDRWQREAKMFCPYHAENDVVEGPGDNLGTSSQVEDCGPATETAREMGVVGHSQKMTSARENNSPVILRRDFDSTDGGQAGLHFLALQRGISDFVATREAMNGTDVVEQSAVGQRNNNGILQYVQTEHRGNYLVPPRPLRALPPVLPSENSQGVDNASS; from the coding sequence ATGGCTGATAGACGAGGCGTCCCGCGGAGGGATTTTATGAAGTCAGCCGTCGCTATCGGTGGGGCGGCAGCACTCAGTGCGTGCCTAGGACGAGGATCAGTAGATGTTCCGACGGGGCCGGAGAACCTATCGTCGCTTCCTCGACGTCAACATGCGTGGAACGAAGTGCTCCCACGAGACGACCAGGGAAATACCGTCCCCCCGCGCCATCACGTCCTGCTATACCTGAAGTACAGCCGTAGCGGTCCGCCAGTCGAGAAAGACAGGAAAAGCGTTGAGAAGGCGCTTCGTGGTGTCGAACGAGCGTACGAACGGAGTGGAACCGGTCTCTTACTTACGATGAGCTACTCTCCGGCGTACTTCAGTCGGTTCGATTCGGCACTCCCCGAAAGCGTTGACCTCCCGGCGCCGAAAGCGCTTGCTTCGTTCGAAGACCCTGAATTGGATACGCCCGATGCTGTCGTCCATCTCGCGAGCAACAATGCACCGGTCATCCTCGGGGCAGAGGAAGCGCTTAAGGGGAAAAAAGGAACCCTCAACGGTATCGAACAACCGGACGCCGCGCTGACCGACATGTTTGAAGTCGTCGACCGTCGAACCGGATTCGTTGGTGATGGACTTCCGGCCGAAAACGCTGACGATGCCGATGGGATCCCTGCCGACAAAGTTCCGGACGATGCGCCTCTATTCATGGGTTTCAAATCTGGATTCGAAAAGAATCAGGCGAGTGAGGACCGAGTTACGATCCAGTCGGGGCCGTTCGCGGGAGGAACAACACAGCACATCTCGAAACTCCAGCTCAACCTGAATCAGTGGTACAACCAAGACGACCGCTGGCAGCGCGAGGCGAAGATGTTCTGTCCGTATCACGCCGAAAACGATGTCGTGGAAGGACCAGGAGATAACCTCGGAACGAGTAGTCAGGTCGAGGACTGCGGACCCGCGACTGAGACCGCTCGTGAAATGGGTGTCGTCGGTCATTCTCAGAAGATGACATCCGCCCGCGAAAACAACAGCCCAGTTATCCTCCGGCGGGATTTTGATTCAACCGACGGCGGACAGGCAGGCCTCCATTTTCTGGCGCTCCAACGAGGAATTAGTGATTTTGTGGCGACGCGGGAAGCGATGAACGGGACTGATGTGGTTGAACAATCAGCGGTTGGACAACGAAACAATAACGGGATTCTCCAGTATGTTCAGACAGAGCACCGCGGTAACTACTTAGTGCCACCACGGCCGTTGCGTGCACTTCCGCCCGTACTTCCGTCTGAGAATTCTCAAGGGGTAGACAATGCGTCGTCGTGA
- a CDS encoding right-handed parallel beta-helix repeat-containing protein — protein MTSRRTLLDRPVSVVVGEDAPTLTAALRDAPPNTSIRVPAGTYNVSNVTVSKPVTIRGAGQNRTHLVGDRTGTVMTMTAPRTAVANLSLSGVGPARSGNNVTAGAVTVDKTSWNYNMRKVHGYGDAAVVFDTAGESFVSRVRINTTSNGIIARDSPNVTISNLTLYGTKRWDEGFLGVAAIGSSVVVQDSAFYGGKVGVFALDVDDLVVRDSRMEGMMLGVFNLYGRNLLISNNRVEDTGYGIYVEMRSSETAVVGNSVRRSGNGVIVAGTENYVSGNVLTQNRAGLLVEGHYSLYRRNVLAYNRIGLRSLTLLPTNTVTDNDVVRNGKPVTTSAYDIVHVWRGNYWSSAPGVRRTPSGSLVRSFRPTGSVDRAVGRVPYANTVAHSPTVTVLRQLQQFVPGLRKGGVVDPAPAADPIRDDVVKRVQETYNRTGKSEDDDSWDYRS, from the coding sequence GTGACCTCACGACGGACGTTACTCGACCGGCCGGTCTCCGTCGTCGTCGGCGAGGACGCGCCGACGCTCACCGCTGCCCTGAGGGATGCCCCGCCGAACACGAGTATCCGCGTCCCGGCCGGAACGTACAACGTCTCCAACGTCACCGTGAGTAAGCCGGTAACGATTCGAGGAGCGGGACAGAACCGAACGCACCTCGTCGGTGACAGGACGGGGACTGTGATGACCATGACGGCGCCGCGAACGGCCGTCGCGAATCTCAGTCTCTCCGGCGTCGGCCCCGCTCGGAGCGGTAACAACGTCACGGCCGGCGCCGTCACCGTCGATAAGACGTCGTGGAACTACAACATGCGAAAGGTCCACGGATACGGCGACGCCGCGGTCGTCTTCGATACCGCGGGAGAATCCTTCGTCTCCCGAGTCCGGATCAACACCACGTCGAACGGGATTATTGCCCGCGACAGTCCAAACGTGACCATCTCGAATCTCACGTTGTACGGCACGAAACGATGGGACGAGGGATTCCTCGGTGTCGCGGCTATCGGTTCGTCGGTCGTGGTGCAGGACTCGGCCTTCTACGGCGGGAAAGTCGGCGTCTTCGCCCTCGACGTGGACGATCTCGTCGTTCGCGACTCGCGGATGGAGGGCATGATGCTCGGTGTGTTCAACCTCTACGGCCGGAATCTGTTGATCAGTAACAACCGAGTCGAAGACACCGGCTACGGTATCTACGTCGAGATGCGGTCCTCGGAGACGGCCGTCGTCGGTAACTCAGTGCGGCGGAGCGGGAACGGCGTTATCGTCGCCGGAACTGAAAACTACGTCTCGGGCAACGTCCTGACGCAGAACCGCGCCGGTCTTCTCGTCGAAGGACACTACTCGCTGTATCGCCGGAACGTCCTCGCGTACAACCGCATCGGACTCAGGAGTCTCACGCTGCTCCCGACGAATACCGTCACGGACAACGACGTGGTGCGAAACGGGAAACCGGTCACGACTTCGGCGTACGATATCGTCCACGTGTGGCGCGGGAACTACTGGTCGAGCGCACCCGGTGTGAGACGAACCCCGAGTGGGAGTCTCGTCCGGTCGTTCCGTCCGACCGGGTCGGTAGACCGCGCTGTCGGTCGCGTACCGTACGCGAACACCGTTGCCCACTCTCCGACGGTAACGGTCTTACGGCAACTCCAGCAGTTCGTCCCAGGACTTCGCAAAGGGGGCGTCGTGGACCCTGCTCCGGCGGCCGACCCGATTCGTGACGACGTCGTGAAGCGAGTCCAGGAGACGTACAATCGAACGGGTAAGAGCGAGGATGACGATTCGTGGGACTATCGTTCGTGA
- a CDS encoding CPBP family intramembrane glutamic endopeptidase produces the protein MKDIASRVKHVLLAIALAAAGFLLGLVLLSFGTAFFEMFGVTLTERPAIRLVVSTILLQGVAFGTVALWYVAFRSRGSELLHVRFPSRRDIIWIIGGGLLFVGVYFGLTEFVTAVGLPIAQNNVAIIASETPSVVLLLVPLSILLVGPGEELLFRGIVQGLLTESFTARSAIVLASAIFAISHAGSLTGRGQLTYMIVVFGLAVVLGTFYELSGNLVVPALLHGGYNAVLYTNLYLSSA, from the coding sequence ATGAAGGATATCGCTTCCCGAGTGAAACATGTTCTACTGGCGATTGCCCTCGCTGCTGCGGGATTCCTACTTGGACTCGTTCTTCTCTCGTTTGGTACTGCCTTCTTCGAGATGTTCGGTGTCACGCTCACCGAGCGACCGGCAATTAGGTTGGTCGTCTCAACCATACTGCTCCAGGGCGTTGCGTTTGGGACAGTCGCGCTGTGGTACGTCGCGTTTCGATCGCGAGGCTCTGAACTCCTGCACGTTCGATTCCCGAGCCGGCGAGACATCATTTGGATTATCGGCGGAGGACTCCTATTCGTCGGCGTCTACTTCGGTCTCACAGAGTTCGTCACAGCTGTCGGGCTTCCAATTGCTCAAAATAACGTCGCTATCATCGCGAGCGAAACACCGTCTGTAGTACTGTTACTGGTCCCACTTTCGATTCTCCTCGTTGGGCCCGGTGAAGAGCTGCTGTTCCGCGGTATCGTTCAGGGACTTCTCACTGAGTCGTTCACTGCTCGGTCGGCTATTGTTCTTGCGAGCGCAATCTTCGCTATCAGCCACGCGGGTTCACTAACAGGACGGGGACAGCTGACGTATATGATCGTTGTCTTCGGATTAGCGGTCGTACTCGGCACGTTCTATGAGTTGAGTGGGAATCTGGTAGTTCCAGCGCTCCTTCACGGCGGATACAACGCGGTTCTCTATACGAATCTGTATCTCTCCAGCGCGTGA
- a CDS encoding ABC transporter permease, translating into MTYSWADRIRVVFGRELVTVWRTKTYLLLSVGFFLLVVAVALTSGVSGYVPLVLSLLTPVELLVPLFAGAFGYPAIVGERERDELDIHQTYPVTRGEYVLGVYLARLLALLASIVLPLVVLVFAVPLFGRAATFLPQSTGLDSPVLYLRFVVLTAVLGAVTLAVFHLISAVARDARRGIVATLVAFLVVVFGFDIAAVVGLGVGGGEASAALALLSPNGAYRNLVLSLTVAPVTASANVSLVETFMSTFVLLAWTLLSLTATAFFVWSSVDR; encoded by the coding sequence GTGACGTACTCGTGGGCCGACCGAATCCGAGTGGTGTTCGGGCGGGAACTCGTGACAGTCTGGCGAACCAAGACCTACCTCCTCCTATCGGTGGGATTCTTCCTGCTCGTGGTCGCCGTCGCGTTAACGAGCGGTGTCAGCGGATACGTTCCTCTCGTCCTTTCGCTTTTGACTCCGGTCGAACTCTTAGTTCCGCTGTTCGCCGGCGCGTTCGGGTATCCCGCGATCGTGGGCGAACGCGAACGCGATGAGCTCGATATCCACCAGACGTACCCGGTGACTCGCGGCGAGTACGTTCTCGGAGTGTATCTGGCCCGGCTCCTCGCACTCCTCGCCAGCATCGTGCTCCCGCTCGTAGTACTCGTCTTCGCCGTTCCGCTGTTCGGTCGCGCTGCGACGTTTCTTCCGCAGTCGACCGGTCTGGACTCACCGGTGCTGTACCTTCGGTTCGTTGTATTGACGGCCGTTCTCGGTGCCGTCACGCTGGCCGTCTTTCACCTCATTTCGGCCGTCGCACGAGACGCGCGCCGCGGCATCGTCGCGACGCTCGTCGCATTTTTGGTCGTCGTGTTCGGCTTCGACATTGCCGCCGTTGTCGGGCTCGGAGTAGGTGGTGGGGAAGCAAGCGCCGCCCTGGCGCTCCTGAGTCCCAACGGGGCCTACCGGAATCTCGTCCTCTCTCTGACCGTCGCTCCGGTGACTGCGTCAGCGAACGTCTCGTTGGTCGAGACGTTCATGTCGACGTTCGTACTTCTGGCGTGGACGCTCCTTTCGCTTACCGCCACCGCCTTCTTTGTCTGGAGCTCAGTTGACAGGTGA
- a CDS encoding iron transporter, with the protein MKPDGISKVDIQSEDSLHLMPVVWETETEIIPPDINPQVYITQNGNSVDQFAPWPMLSQPMGFHFGDNAQLNGDGSYTVKVRVGGPSTRRVGSLSGNEGNVSFAFEFEFRKSTLEEISYTDIPADKEGTRGAVDLMNVETLPSSQVPKPDALPGDVRGTATSGDAKFVVTVLEDASRFGGDRNQQYLAVSPRTPYNRTMLPMMSVSGTLTRDGSTVFDGILQSTIDPKLRYHYGAVVSDVQSGDEFTITIDSPPQTSRHEGYETAFVDMKPMTLTL; encoded by the coding sequence ATGAAGCCGGATGGTATCTCAAAAGTAGACATCCAGTCAGAGGATTCGCTTCACTTGATGCCGGTCGTATGGGAGACAGAAACGGAAATCATTCCCCCCGATATCAACCCCCAGGTCTACATCACTCAAAATGGGAACTCGGTCGATCAGTTCGCACCGTGGCCGATGCTCTCCCAACCGATGGGGTTCCACTTCGGTGACAACGCTCAACTCAATGGAGACGGTTCTTATACGGTCAAAGTACGGGTCGGCGGTCCGTCAACTCGGCGGGTGGGGTCTCTGTCAGGGAACGAAGGAAACGTCTCATTCGCGTTCGAGTTTGAGTTTAGAAAATCTACACTCGAAGAGATATCGTATACGGATATCCCTGCAGACAAGGAAGGAACGAGGGGCGCAGTTGATCTGATGAATGTGGAGACGTTGCCGAGTTCTCAGGTCCCGAAACCCGATGCGCTTCCTGGCGATGTCCGTGGAACGGCGACGAGCGGGGACGCAAAATTTGTAGTGACGGTACTCGAAGACGCATCGCGGTTCGGTGGAGATCGAAATCAGCAGTATCTAGCCGTGTCACCGCGGACACCCTACAATCGAACTATGCTCCCGATGATGTCTGTTTCGGGAACGTTAACTCGTGATGGATCCACGGTGTTCGATGGAATCTTACAGTCGACGATCGATCCCAAGCTGCGCTATCACTACGGCGCGGTCGTCTCGGACGTGCAGTCTGGCGACGAGTTCACAATAACTATCGATTCGCCACCCCAAACCTCTCGCCACGAGGGGTACGAAACTGCGTTTGTCGATATGAAACCGATGACGCTGACGCTCTAA
- a CDS encoding ABC transporter ATP-binding protein, which yields MRGSEDSKEVIVQLEDITRSFGDLTVLDGISLEFATDEVTAIVGPNGSGKTTLLRVVAGVLGSDGGSRRVPIETERPIGYLPQDPRFRTQFSVDETLTYYGDLLKASVDVEASMEQVGLLDVRDRRVGQLSGGMRRLLGIAQSLLGDPPVVVLDEPTSGLDPRMREHVFDIVGDIASEETTVVLSSHDLAGATRTDYVVLLDSGTVRRAGTPRELIDAGPNDSLTAAFLDSIPDGPAVQTGTRGES from the coding sequence ATGCGTGGCTCCGAGGACAGTAAAGAGGTGATTGTACAGCTGGAAGACATCACCCGCTCGTTCGGAGATCTGACCGTTCTCGACGGTATCTCTCTGGAATTCGCCACAGACGAGGTGACGGCGATCGTCGGTCCGAACGGGTCGGGAAAAACGACGCTGTTACGCGTCGTTGCCGGTGTTCTCGGATCCGATGGCGGAAGTCGTCGAGTCCCAATCGAAACGGAGCGACCGATCGGATACCTCCCGCAGGACCCTCGCTTCCGAACACAGTTCTCGGTCGATGAGACGCTCACGTACTACGGTGATCTCCTCAAGGCAAGCGTCGACGTGGAAGCGTCGATGGAACAAGTCGGCCTCCTCGACGTTCGTGACCGACGGGTCGGACAACTGTCCGGCGGGATGCGTCGACTGCTCGGCATCGCACAGAGCCTTCTCGGGGATCCGCCTGTGGTCGTCCTCGACGAACCGACCTCGGGGCTCGACCCCCGAATGCGAGAGCACGTCTTCGACATCGTCGGTGACATCGCCAGCGAGGAGACCACAGTCGTACTCAGTTCACACGACCTCGCGGGAGCCACTCGGACGGACTACGTCGTGCTCCTCGATAGCGGGACGGTTCGTCGAGCGGGGACGCCGCGTGAACTCATTGACGCTGGACCAAACGACTCGCTGACGGCCGCATTCCTCGATTCGATTCCGGACGGACCGGCAGTTCAAACCGGGACGCGAGGTGAGTCGTGA
- a CDS encoding DUF7541 family protein yields MSEDAEADLVNTGSSPWPMFIALGLALSEVGVLFALRPVSVSGLLLFVGSVAGILAESGYVTRSTRSIGAQGIALLVIGSVLILRNQTGMTIRGQSIVIAGVLCFVLLLLRIGYHRLRFGNTNRASDASESSSD; encoded by the coding sequence ATGAGTGAAGATGCAGAAGCAGACTTGGTGAACACTGGATCAAGTCCATGGCCGATGTTTATCGCACTCGGCCTAGCTTTGTCTGAGGTTGGTGTCCTGTTTGCGCTTCGCCCCGTTTCAGTCAGCGGGTTGTTACTATTTGTCGGATCCGTTGCCGGAATCCTTGCAGAATCGGGATACGTCACTCGATCTACTCGATCCATCGGCGCACAGGGAATCGCCCTATTGGTTATCGGGAGCGTATTGATCCTGCGAAATCAGACTGGAATGACTATCCGTGGCCAATCTATCGTTATCGCAGGAGTGCTCTGTTTCGTCCTTTTACTCCTCAGGATTGGGTACCACCGACTTCGTTTCGGAAACACGAACCGGGCTTCTGATGCGTCGGAATCTTCGTCTGACTAA